In Takifugu flavidus isolate HTHZ2018 unplaced genomic scaffold, ASM371156v2 ctg742, whole genome shotgun sequence, the genomic stretch aatcctgcagtttatttaatctgaacttaatccagcaaccagttctctctccacccagagttggtctcctctacctgctttacggtgtcctacaatgatgggagaatgtgtttttacaaccacacttcagtgaaaggaccctgcttcatcacgtaccccacaggttcactttcttcatcactcacaatcaatcctctcacaacactgatcctttcatcattttactcttcatttgtttgtgttttgttacttttacgtagttcccatttacagtaccctcgcttccattatcacaggttttcttcagtttatacgtgatatctgtatttttctacttttaaccatgattctaATTTTACCATCTTCActcagaaatatatgttgaaaagactccaagaaggatcatgtcaaactgagctgtaacaccagctgtcctcccacaaccactcaatggtacaagaacGGAAAAATGCATATAGACCCATTACAACCGATACCCAACACTTCTCAAGAGAACTTCCTGTGTGCTTtcagtggtgtcaaggagctgcagtctgatgaagtctgtgagtatcaccaaacctgtggcctgaacatagaaacaagataaagttttgatgtggttttatcataaatccttactgttaaaaatatgtaaatatgaatttgagatgcaacagtcagaaaaaaacataattaaagaatccactcaaaaatgtcaaggtttaaagtgaatttcctttgagtttcatcaaaactgacaccgtatttgctttcatctgtcaggtgctgctgacaaatcctgcctgactgtgaattatataaaaaagagaatctgtgctttggaaggttcctcagtaaacatctcaagtaaatattccagttcaaaatacacaaaatccaaggctaaacactggtctagaatgatctggaatggtgagaaggaggagagaatgaatgtattgaaaactgatcattttacatatcatgaggaccaagagaagcagattaacacactgtcaattaaatctgtgaagcaaagtgactcagcagaatacagattcaggcaccaagatgacaaaacaagtcagaaacctggaactgttctgattgttacaggtaaatctggatcttaaaatataaaacaagcttaaatcgagagagctttgtatctgagccacatcaaaatacaagattttctcattttgccatCCAATAAGTAAATAGTTCGAATCAAaattgaagttaaataaaagttatctttcataggaaatgtgctaactttcatgtaaattagtgctgaaattttagcatgaatgtgtggaaaacagcagaggcaaaaaatgttgatcatttctacagttttgtgaatcactttacatgataaagtgctttcctgtctgaaacatgtgtgaaaatatctgttttctgcatttgaatcagacataaaagtcaagatcagtccatctacagaggtgacagaaggtgatggagtcaaactgacctgcagcaccagctgtcctctgaccaacaacaagaactacatctggtacctgaatgatcaacttctacagctgccagagcaccaaaacaaacactggttctggatgtagtcacaactcagcatgcaggaaactactcctgtgctgtgaacactcagagatGCTAGAATAGCAGTTGCCGACCttacaaagttctcttcctgttttaacagatgtgtgttgagttcataagaaGAGCGTCAGTAACATACAGTAGATAATacttgtatgtttttactttgttgccgttaaaggcagtttcatattaatcttaaaacacattttaagttgaaaacagcaatgtttgcaacaaaacttgtatttgccgttgttggtttcatcctcaactcaggtaggaataattcttttgtgcgtttgttaaaaagaatctatgtttgatactttgtgagttggagtttagttaacatcaaaaacataagcttgtaaaacctcctgtggtatttgatgacaaaactaacagtacatgaagttaatggtgagcctccaggttttcacttgtgcttctctctgctgaaggggttctggggaaaggcagccgcatctgtgccttaaaaggtacttcattgaatctatcctgctcagctgaacattctacaatcccaaaatggttcaagctgaaTGGAACCAAGTGGACAGAAGTgttaaatggaaatggaaatagtctaaaacaccagatatctaaagatacccacccgactttatcagtcacgggtttaacaaaggacgacaaaacctcttactgctgcaatgagaaaccagaaaactgccatgaagaccacattcagctaactgttacaggtaaacctgatgactgactaactttaaagagaaagggacaagtttgtgctaattctctgtatctttctcttcatctcagccctgcaggtgaaggtgtttcccaccacagacggacagacggtaacactgatgtgcagcaccacctgtactctgactgacagacctgctgcctacatctggtacaggaactcagagcttctctatcaagacaggtctccatggtaccaggagatggtcacaagtgacaaaacagtcagatactcctgcgccatcaaaggctacgaggctctcagagctcctgcagtcacagtgggtcagttatgttTCGCTGGCATTTCTaccaccaaagtaatcctgcagtttatttaatcttaatttaatccagcaaccagttctctctccacccagagtgggtctcatctacctgctttacggtgtcctacaatgatgggagaaggtgtttgtacaaccacacttcagtgaaaggaccctgctccatcacgtaccccacaggttcactttctccatcactcacaatcaatcctctcacaacactgatcctttcatcattttactcttcaattgtttgtgttttgttactgtaacgtagttcccatttacagtcccctcacttccattatcacaggttttcttcagtttatatgtgttatctgtatttttctacttttaaccatgattctatgtttaccatcttctctcagaaatatatgttgaaaagactccaaggaaggattatgtcaaactgagctgtaaaaCCAGCTGgccaaacacaaacattcaatggtacaagaacagagaaatgcTTAAAGACCCATTACAACCAATACCAACATGTctcaagacaacttcctgtgtgctgtcagtggtgtcaaggagctgcagtctgatgaagtctgtgagtatcaccaaacctgtggcctgaacatagaaacaagataaagttttgatgtggttttatcataaatccttactgttaaaaatatgtaaatatgaatttgagatgcaacagtaagaaaaaaatcataattaaagaatccactcaaaaatgtcaaggtttaaagtgaatttcctttgagtttcatcaaaactgacactgtctttgctttcatctgtcaggtgctgctgacaaatcctgcctgactgtgaattatataaaaaagagaatctgtgctttggaaggttcctcagtaaacatctcaagtaaatattccag encodes the following:
- the LOC130521157 gene encoding uncharacterized protein LOC130521157, giving the protein MFATKLVFAVVGFILNSGVLGKGSRICALKGTSLNLSCSAEHSTIPKWFKLNGTKWTEVLNGNGNSLKHQISKDTHPTLSVTGLTKDDKTSYCCNEKPENCHEDHIQLTVTALQVKVFPTTDGQTVTLMCSTTCTLTDRPAAYIWYRNSELLYQDRSPWYQEMVTSDKTVRYSCAIKGYEALRAPAVTVGQLCFAGISTTKVILQFI